In the Diorhabda carinulata isolate Delta chromosome 9, icDioCari1.1, whole genome shotgun sequence genome, one interval contains:
- the LOC130898071 gene encoding 60S ribosomal protein L18 — protein sequence MGIDINHKYDRKVRRTEPKSQDVYLRLLVKLYRYLARRTNAKFNKIILKRLFMSKINRPPLSLSKLARLMKKPGREGLTAVIVGTVTDDARIFEIPKLSVCALRVTQTARARILKAGGEVITFDQLALRAPTGSKTVLLQGRRNAREAVKHFGLAPGVPHSHTKPLVRSKGRKFERARGRRRSCGYKK from the exons ATG GGTATCGACATAAATCATAAATATGATCGGAAAGTTAGGAGAACAGAACCTAAAAGTCAAGATGTATATCTAAGGCTCTTAGTAAAA CTTTATCGTTATTTAGCCCGTCGTACAAATGctaaatttaacaaaatcatTCTTAAAAGATTGTTTATGAGTAAAATAAACAGACCACCACTTTCGCTATCTAAATTAGCTCGTTTAATGAAAAAACCTGGCCGTGAAGGACTTACGGCAGTTATTGTAGGAACAGTAACTGATGATgccagaatttttgaaattccaaaattatctGTTTGTGCTCTTCGTGTAACCCAAACTGCAAGAGCAAGAATTTTGAAAGCTG gTGGTGAAGTTATTACATTTGACCAACTGGCACTTAGAGCTCCAACCGGTTCTAAAACAGTTTTGTTACAAGGCAGACGCAATGCTCGTGAAGCTGTGAAGCACTTTGGTCTAGCTCCTGGTGTACCACACAGTCATACTAAACCGTTGGTTCGTTCAAAGGGACGTAAATTTGAAAGGGCTCGTGGACGCAGGCGATCATGTGGTTACAAGAAATAG